Proteins co-encoded in one Siniperca chuatsi isolate FFG_IHB_CAS linkage group LG11, ASM2008510v1, whole genome shotgun sequence genomic window:
- the wipf1b gene encoding WAS/WASL-interacting protein family member 1 encodes MPAPPPPPPPGPPPPPTFAVANTVKPNLNRNEQQGRSALLSDIAKGSKLKKTVTNDRSGALLEKPKGGVGGGGGGGGGGGGGGGGGGGGGGFGGGAPSGLGGLFAGGMPKLRSSANKEPNDSGPSRGPALPPGGRSCGPSPFGGGGGPPKLPGTPAGVRSNVPDLPKGRPNLSSRQDTPGGLPPPVPNTPRPNQSVQSRGGPPPPSLPGGPRPSPASGPPPPSVPPGRHGPLPPPPGGSSAGPRPGFSGPPPPPPNSSRPSFPPAPGGRPPLPDDRPPPPPAPVGGHRPSMPRDVPPPPPPSVNSKPSSSVSSSSASRSSVGGCAPPLPPGRPGPPPLPPTPAGGDDHSNPRLPQRNSSLNSHAPAPPHGRTGPLPPPPNERPPSLGRNPPSPRTGPLPPPPPSGRSMGVGSVRSSPAPSPIGRPGPEPPRSGPGGRPPLPPDRPGTGGAPPPPPPMGNGLQNSHHNQIQDEWECRFSFHPVSDFPPPEPYVPFQKTYPSKIAKTDGRGSGKKERGAPPLPPVPR; translated from the exons ATGCCAGCCCCGCCTCCCCCACCACCCCCAGGgcctccccctcctcctacCTTCGCAGTT gcCAACACAGTGAAGCCAAATCTAAACCGTAATGAGCAGCAGGGAAGGAGCGCTCTGTTGTCCGACATAGCAAAAGGCTCTAAATTAAAGAAAACTGTTACTAATGACCGCAGTGGAGCCTTACTGGAGA AACCCAaaggaggagtaggaggaggtggtggtggtggtggaggaggaggaggaggaggaggaggaggaggtggcggAGGAGGTTTTGGTGGTGGGGCTCCTTCTGGTTTAGGAGGCCTGTTTGCAGGAGGGATGCCAAAACTCAGGTCTTCAGCAAACAAAGAGCCCAAtg acTCAGGACCCAGCCGAGGTCCCGCGCTCCCCCCAGGAGGCCGCTCTTGTGGGCCGAGCCCCTTCGGTGGCGGTGGAGGCCCACCTAAACTCCCAGGAACCCCTGCTGGTGTCCGTAGCAACGTCCCCGATCTTCCCAAGGGCAGGCCAAATCTCTCATCCAGACAAGACACTCCAGGAGGTCTCCCTCCTCCTGTACCCAACACAcctcgaccaaaccagagcgtCCAGTCTCGTGGGGGCCCACCTCCGCCTTCACTCCCTGGAGGACCGAGGCCCAGCCCGGCTTCTGGACCTCCACCTCCTAGTGTTCCACCAGGGAGGCACGGACCTCTCCCTCCCCCACCAGGAGGCTCTTCAGCTGGGCCAAGACCAGGATTCTCtggacctcctcctccacccccaaACAGCAGCCGTCCTTCCTTTCCGCCTGCTCCTGGAGGGAGGCCTCCGCTTCCTGACGACCggcccccaccaccaccagctcCTGTGGGAGGTCATCGGCCGTCTATGCCCCGCGAtgtgccccctcctcctcctccttctgtcaACTCCAAaccttcttcctctgtctcctcctcctctgcctctcgtTCCTCAGTTGGTGGGTGTGCGCCCCCTCTCCCGCCGGGACGACCGggccctcctcctctcccacccACCCCGGCCGGAGGGGACGACCACAGCAACCCTCGTCTGCCCCAAAGGAACAGCTCACTCAACAG CCATGCTCCGGCTCCGCCACATGGTCGAACAGgacctctccctcctccaccaaATGAGAGGCCGCCTTCTCTTGGAAGGAATCCACCCTCGCCACGCACAG ggCCTcttcccccccctcctccctcaggTCGTAGCATGGGTGTAGGCAGTGTGAGGTCATCGCCAGCACCTTCTCCTATTGGTCGGCCAGGTCCAGAGCCCCCTCGTAGTGGACCTGGCGGTAGACCTCCCCTCCCTCCGGACAGGCCGGGGACAGGAGGGgcccctcctccaccaccacccatGGGTAACGGCTTACAAAACTCTCACCACAACCAAATACAGG ATGAGTGGGAGTGTCGATTCTCTTTCCATCCAGTGTCGGACTTTCCTCCACCTGAGCCCTACGTGCCCTTCCAGAAGACCTACCCCAGCAAGATTGCCAAGACTGATGGCAGAG GTTCTGgtaaaaaggagagaggagctcctcctcttcctcctgtacCAAGGTGA